Proteins from a genomic interval of Indicator indicator isolate 239-I01 chromosome 1, UM_Iind_1.1, whole genome shotgun sequence:
- the NAA50 gene encoding N-alpha-acetyltransferase 50 — MKGSRIELGDVTPHNIKQLKRLNQVIFPVSYNDKFYKDVLEVGELAKLAYFNDIAVGAVCCRVDHSQNQKRLYIMTLGCLAPYRRLGIGTKMLNHVLNICEKDGTFDNIYLHVQISNESAIDFYRKFGFEIIETKKNYYKRIEPADAHVLQKNLKAPCLGQNADVQKTDN; from the exons TAGCCGGATCGAACTTGGAGATGTGACGCCACACAACATtaagcagctgaagaggctAAACCAGGTCATTTTTCCTGTCAGCTACAATGACAAGTTCTACAAGGATGTACTGGAGGTTGGCGAACTAGCCAAATTAG cctaTTTCAATGATATTGCAGTGGGAGCAGTGTGCTGTAGGGTGGATCACTCCCAGAACCAGAAGAGACTGTACATCATGACACTTGGATGCCTGGCACCTTACCGAAGGCTAGGAATAG GAACTAAAATGTTGAATCATGTCTTAAACATCTGTGAAAAAGATGGCACTTTTGACAACATCTATCT GCACGTCCAGATCAGCAATGAGTCTGCAATTGATTTCTACAGAAAGTTTGGCTTTGAGATCATCGAGACGAAGAAGAACTACTACAAGCGGATAGAGCCAGCAGATGCTCACGTGCTGCAGAAAAACCTCAAAGCCCCTTGTCTTGGCCAGAACGCAGATGTGCAAAAGACCGACAACTGA